Genomic segment of Prochlorococcus marinus CUG1433:
TTAAATTTTAATTTTTCCCAAATTTGATCTATATGATCAAGGTTCTTAATAAAATCTCTATTTTTGGCAAATTTATTTTTTTTATAAAGAGGTTTGGTTGGAGGCCAATACGCTAAATCATCCATATTAAATAGATTTTGAAATTTTAATTTCTATTTTGATATAAAATCAAAATTAAATTCTTCCTCGATGGTTTTTTTAACAATTCTCTTGACTTCTTGAATATTTAAATTTTTGTTGTAATCAATCATATTTGCCATAAGACAATTTTCTATTCCGCAAGGGACAATCTTATTAAAATTTTCTAATTCACAGTCAATATTGATTGAAAATCCATTTATCGTAATCCATCTTTTACACCCAATTCCAATTGATGCGATTTTCTTATTTCCTTTCCAAACACCAGTAAACCCTTTTTTAGAGTGGCAATCTATATTAAAAGCTCTAAGGATTTTTATAATAATTTCTTCAATTTTTCTTAAGTACCAATTCAAATCTTTATAAAAATTTTTCAAATCTAAAACCAAATAAGTTACTAATTGTCCTGGCATATGACAAGTTACCTCACCACCTCTATCAATCTTAAAAACATCATATTTAGCATCATTCAGAGAAAATAGTAAATTATCGTAATTAGATCCTCTCCCCAATGTATAACAGAGTTGATGCTCCCCTATCCAAATAAAATCAGGCTTAGAATTATCTAAAATCAATGACTCCTGATATTCTTTTTGTAATTTATAAACATCATTAAAAGAAGAAATATTATCAGGTTGTTTAATTATTGCTGTTCTATTCTTCATATTTAAGTAGATTTAGAAAGTAAGTAAATATTTTTAGATTTGTTATGAAAATTTTAATCCATGGAAAGAATCTTGAGCTCACTGGAGCATTAAAAGAATATACTGAGGCAAAGATAGAAAAAGCAACACATCACTATAAGGATATCGTTAAAGAAGCTGACATACACCTTTCAATTGAAAAGAATCCAAGAGTTTCGTTCCAAACTGCAGAAGTTACTATTTTTGCAAATGGTACCGTAATTAGAGCAGAAGAAAAAACTGAAAATCTATACTCAAGCATTGATTTAGTTTCAAATAAACTTTGTAGAAAATTACGCAAATACAAAGAAAGAAACAATAAAACAATTCATAATAAACAATTTAAAAATAAAGATTCTTTACCAATTGAAAGTATGGAATCAAATTTTTTAGATAAAGCTTTATTTAAAGAAGGAACTGAAGCAAGTCTGCCTGAGCCATCTATAAAAAATAAATACTTTGAAATGACTCCAATATCATCTGACGAAGCAAGAAAACAATTAGATCTAATTGATCATGATTTTTATGTTTTTCGTAACAAGAAAAATAATGAACTTCAAGTTATATATAAAAGGAATCATGGAGGTTATGGACTGATTCAATCTAAATAAGTATTAAATGCCCAATATTGAATATGAATTAAACGAGAAAATTCATGCGATTATTATTAACCCTTATTTATCATGGGAGGATTTCTGTGTGAATTGCGATTTAGTAAGAAAATACAATATCAAAAATATTTCTACTTCACTAAATTATTTAACTGATCTTAAAAACTGTTTGGGTAATTACAGTGCGGATATAAACGCACTTATTTCTTACCCTTTAGCAGATTTACCAGTTTCATTTATTGAAGAATTAGTTTGTTTTGCAAAAGATAAGGGTGCAAAAGGAATTGAATATATCCCAAACTTTATCAATTTATCCAAAAGAAATTTAGAAACTTTCGCTGCTGAAATTGAGCAAGTTAAATTATCTGGATTACCAGTTTCAATAATCATAAATAAATCAAAACTACAAGAAGAAGTTTTTGTTAATGCGATAGAAATATGTTTGGAATTAGGAATAAAAAATTTTCAATTCGGGGATGGGTTTGGGTCTCCTCTTACATCTAATGATGTCCAGGAAATACTAAAAATAACAGGCTCTCAAAATCAAATCAAAGTTGTAGGTGGCATAAAAAAACTGACGCAAGTAATTAATTTGTTTGATATTGGAATTAGTTGCGTGGGGACTTCCAATTTTTGTGAAATTTTTGAAGAAGTTAAAGTAATTTAAATGTCTGGTTCTGGTGAGTGCAGACTAAAAGGTCTCTGTATTAAAGCTTCTCCATTAGGCGAGAATGATAGATTAATAACTATCCTTACAGATGAGCAAGGGATTGTTAGATTAGCAGTACCTGGTGCTAGGCGTCCTAAAAGTAGTCTTGCCGCAGCTACTCCTTTAACATATTTAAGTCTGCAGATTTTTGGGAAAAGAAATCTTAAATCTGTACGTCAAATTAAAATATTAAAAAGCTATTCTGGTCTAGGGAAAAATATTGAATGTCTTGCAGCCGCGCAAGCAATAACTGAATTAACATTTTTATTAGTAGGTAATAATGACAAGCAACAAGACTATTTATCTTGCGTTCTTGCACATCTTGATAGGATTTATTTATATAAAGAGTCTCAAGAAAAAGATATTAAAATGCTCTCAATGAGTATTCAATCTTTAATCCATCTATTAGCCATCGGGGGTATTAATTTACCGATTCATCATTGTTGTAAAACTGGAGAACCTATTATTCCACCTATAGGAAATTGGGAATGGAGTTGTTATTTTTTACCTAGTGAAGGGTTTTCATCCATCGAAGATCCTCAAAGTAATCTAAAAATAAATGCATCTGAAGTTGCTCTATTACAGAGACTTCTTTTCCCCGAATTACCAATAAAATCTGATGGAGAGTTATTGGGACCTAAAAAAGTCTGGCTTAAAATATTATTTATTATTGAAACTTGGATCTCTACTCAACTAGAGAAAGATCTATCTTCACTTAAAATGTTGAGAGAAATATACAGTTAGCATTTTTATGAACAATTAATAATTTTTAAAATTATGATCTTGGGTGCTCTGACTGTTAATTTAATAAATAGTTAATTCATTTAATGTGGTTCACATTGCCTGGTTGGGTAAGAAATCTCCTTTTTGTGGAAATGTAACTTACGGTAATTCAACTACTCAGCAATTAAAGGCCAGAGGGCATAAAATTAGTTTTATTCATTTCGACAATCCTTCTAGCTCAAATTCTTCAAAACCATTGTTTCTTGCAAATGATCCTGATGTAAGTCTCCCATATTTAATTAAGTCTCAAGTTTACACGATACCCTCGCCAAGAGCAGAAAAAGAGTTAAGGCTATCATTGGAAAGATTAAAACCTGACATAGTACATGCAAGCCTAACTCTATCTCCTTTAGATTTTAGACTTCCAGAGCTTTGTAATGAAATAAATGTTCCACTTATAGGAACATTTCATCCACCATTTGATGCAAAAAATAGAAATTTAACTGCGAGTACTCAACAATTAACATATCAACTTTATGCTCCCTCTTTAGCAAAGTTCGATAAGATAATTATTTTTTCTGAACCTCAAAAAAATGTTCTTGAGAAATTAGGAGTACCTAAAGAAAAACAAATAATTATTCCAAACGGTGTTGACGAAAATATTTGGAGACCTTTTTGCAAAAAAAGTAAAAAATATGATCAGGTAAAAAACAAACTTGGAAATGAAAGAATCTTCTTATATATGGGAAGGATTGCAAATGAGAAAAATATCGAGGCACTTTTACGTTCTTGGCGCCAAACAAAAACTCAAAATTGCAAATTAGTTATAGTTGGGGATGGACCACTGAAGCCAACACTTGAAAATAGTTTTTCTAACCTTGGTAATGAGAAATTAATTTGGTGGGGTGCCGAATTAGATTTAGAAACTAGGATAGCAATAATGCAAATAGCAGAAGTATTTTTCTTACCAAGCTTAGTAGAAGGTTTATCATTATCACTTCTTGAGGCAATGTCTGCTGGTACTGCTTGTGTAGCTACAGATGCCGGAGCTGATGGTGAAGTTTTAGATAAAGGAACAGGAATAGTAATTTCAACTGATAATGTGGCTGCACAATTGAAAACTATAATCCCAATTCTTGTGGAACATCCTTCATTTACAAAAGATCTTGGTGAAAAAGCTAGAGAACGAGTACTTGAGAGATATACTATTACTAAAAATATAAATTCACTTGAAAAAGTTTATACAAAATTAAAAGATAATTATAAAACCTAACGAAACTCTTTACTTCTATTACTAGCTGAAATTATTGATTCAATTAATGCTGACCTTACACTCTTTTTTTCTAAAACCCTTAAAGCAGAAATAGTGGTACCACCTGGAGAGGTTACTAAATTTTTAAGCTCAGAAGTAGTAAGTTTATTTTCCTTTATTAGACAAATAGTTCCTAGTATCATTTCCATAACAAGTTCCTCTGAAATTATTTTTGGTAATCCCCCGCTTAATCCTCCATCACTTAATGCTTCTATAATT
This window contains:
- the lipB gene encoding lipoyl(octanoyl) transferase LipB, whose translation is MKNRTAIIKQPDNISSFNDVYKLQKEYQESLILDNSKPDFIWIGEHQLCYTLGRGSNYDNLLFSLNDAKYDVFKIDRGGEVTCHMPGQLVTYLVLDLKNFYKDLNWYLRKIEEIIIKILRAFNIDCHSKKGFTGVWKGNKKIASIGIGCKRWITINGFSINIDCELENFNKIVPCGIENCLMANMIDYNKNLNIQEVKRIVKKTIEEEFNFDFISK
- the recO gene encoding DNA repair protein RecO — protein: MSGSGECRLKGLCIKASPLGENDRLITILTDEQGIVRLAVPGARRPKSSLAAATPLTYLSLQIFGKRNLKSVRQIKILKSYSGLGKNIECLAAAQAITELTFLLVGNNDKQQDYLSCVLAHLDRIYLYKESQEKDIKMLSMSIQSLIHLLAIGGINLPIHHCCKTGEPIIPPIGNWEWSCYFLPSEGFSSIEDPQSNLKINASEVALLQRLLFPELPIKSDGELLGPKKVWLKILFIIETWISTQLEKDLSSLKMLREIYS
- a CDS encoding glycosyltransferase family 4 protein codes for the protein MVHIAWLGKKSPFCGNVTYGNSTTQQLKARGHKISFIHFDNPSSSNSSKPLFLANDPDVSLPYLIKSQVYTIPSPRAEKELRLSLERLKPDIVHASLTLSPLDFRLPELCNEINVPLIGTFHPPFDAKNRNLTASTQQLTYQLYAPSLAKFDKIIIFSEPQKNVLEKLGVPKEKQIIIPNGVDENIWRPFCKKSKKYDQVKNKLGNERIFLYMGRIANEKNIEALLRSWRQTKTQNCKLVIVGDGPLKPTLENSFSNLGNEKLIWWGAELDLETRIAIMQIAEVFFLPSLVEGLSLSLLEAMSAGTACVATDAGADGEVLDKGTGIVISTDNVAAQLKTIIPILVEHPSFTKDLGEKARERVLERYTITKNINSLEKVYTKLKDNYKT
- a CDS encoding 2-deoxyribose-5-phosphate aldolase, with protein sequence MPNIEYELNEKIHAIIINPYLSWEDFCVNCDLVRKYNIKNISTSLNYLTDLKNCLGNYSADINALISYPLADLPVSFIEELVCFAKDKGAKGIEYIPNFINLSKRNLETFAAEIEQVKLSGLPVSIIINKSKLQEEVFVNAIEICLELGIKNFQFGDGFGSPLTSNDVQEILKITGSQNQIKVVGGIKKLTQVINLFDIGISCVGTSNFCEIFEEVKVI
- the raiA gene encoding ribosome-associated translation inhibitor RaiA; its protein translation is MKILIHGKNLELTGALKEYTEAKIEKATHHYKDIVKEADIHLSIEKNPRVSFQTAEVTIFANGTVIRAEEKTENLYSSIDLVSNKLCRKLRKYKERNNKTIHNKQFKNKDSLPIESMESNFLDKALFKEGTEASLPEPSIKNKYFEMTPISSDEARKQLDLIDHDFYVFRNKKNNELQVIYKRNHGGYGLIQSK